In Rubrivirga marina, the following are encoded in one genomic region:
- a CDS encoding GNAT family N-acetyltransferase produces the protein MLFETERLALRRLVIEDAPFILDLVNEPGWLEHIGDRGVRTLADAEGYLRDGPLASYAANGFGLYHVALRATGDPVGMCGVLRRDGLDAPDLGYALLAVHAGRGYATEAARATLAHARRDLGLARVLAITSPANVASQRVLEKVGMRREGMLDRQDGVGPSVLFAIDLGGRGDAGEEM, from the coding sequence ATGCTGTTCGAGACCGAACGCCTCGCCCTCCGCCGCCTCGTGATCGAGGACGCGCCGTTCATCCTGGACCTCGTCAACGAGCCGGGGTGGCTGGAGCACATCGGCGACCGCGGCGTCCGGACGCTCGCCGACGCCGAGGGCTACCTCCGCGACGGGCCGCTCGCGAGCTACGCCGCGAACGGGTTCGGGCTCTACCACGTCGCCCTCCGCGCGACGGGCGATCCGGTCGGAATGTGCGGGGTCCTCCGTCGTGACGGCCTCGACGCACCGGACCTCGGCTACGCCCTCCTCGCCGTCCACGCCGGGCGGGGCTACGCGACGGAGGCGGCCCGGGCCACACTCGCGCACGCCCGCCGCGACCTCGGGCTGGCGCGCGTCCTCGCCATCACGTCGCCTGCGAACGTGGCCTCGCAGCGGGTCCTCGAAAAGGTCGGGATGCGGCGCGAGGGGATGCTCGATCGGCAGGACGGCGTCGGCCCGAGCGTCCTGTTCGCCATTGATCTCGGGGGACGGGGCGATGCCGGGGAGGAGATGTAG